In a genomic window of Larus michahellis chromosome 3, bLarMic1.1, whole genome shotgun sequence:
- the GPR63 gene encoding putative G-protein coupled receptor 63, producing MVFSAMLTLAHSGTSNATFIVYENAYTNFTTPQFLLRSGTTQPLRYSSGAVLTTERSTFLVNTTAILPSQEVFRSLSLPLQIILSAAMIFILLVSFLGNFVVCLMVYQKAAMRSAINILLASLAFADMLLAVLNMPFALITIITTQWIFGDIFCRVSAMFFWLFVIEGVAILLIISIDRFLIIVQRQDKLNPYRAKILIVISWAASFVVAFPLSVGNPNLQIPSRAPQCVFGYSTSPGYRAYVIIILLISFFIPFLVMLYSFMGILNTVRHNAVRIHSHPDSICLSQASKLGLMSLQRPFQMNIDMSFKTRAFTTILILFLVFIVCWAPFTTYSLIATFNSHFYYKHNFFEISTWLLWLCYLKSALNPLIYYWRIKKFHDACLDLMPKYFKFLPQLPGHTRRRIRPSAIYVCGEHRSVV from the coding sequence ATGGTTTTCTCAGCAATGTTGACGCTGGCCCACTCTGGGACCTCAAATGCTACTTTTATTGTTTATGAAAATGCCTATACGAATTTTACCACTCCACAGTTCTTGCTTCGTAGTGGCACAACACAGCCATTGAGGTATAGTTCAGGTGCCGTGCTCACCACTGAGAGAAGTACTTTTCTGGTAAACACCACAGCTATCCTGCCATCGCAAGAAGTTTTCAGGAGCTTGAGTTTGCCACTCCAGATCATTCTTTCTGCTGCTATGATATTTATCCTATTGGTTTCTTTCCTTGGAAACTTTGTTGTCTGCCTCATGGTCTACCAGAAGGCGGCTATGCGATCTGCAATTAACATCCTCTTAGCAAGCCTGGCTTTTGCAGACATGCTGCTGGCAGTGCTGAACATGCCTTTTGCTCTAATAACAATCATTACCACTCAGTGGATTTTTGGGGATATATTCTGCAGAGTCTCCGCCATGTTCTTCTGGCTTTTTGTCATAGAGGGGGTAGCCATTCTTCTTATTATTAGCATTGACCGATTTCTTATCATAGTTCAGAGGCAAGATAAACTGAACCCTTACCGTGCAAAGATTCTCATTGTGATTTCCTGGGCGGCATcctttgttgttgcttttccGTTATCGGTAGGGAATCCTAATCTGCAGATACCCTCGAGAGCACCTCAGTGTGTTTTTGGCTACTCTACAAGCCCAGGTTACCGAGCCTACGTGATAATTATcttgctaatttctttttttattccgtTCCTGGTAATGCTGTATTCTTTTATGGGCATACTCAACACCGTCCGCCACAATGCAGTTCGTATCCATAGCCACCCTGATAGCATCTGCCTCAGCCAGGCCAGCAAACTTGGTCTCATGAGCTTACAGAGACCTTTTCAGATGAATATTGATATGAGCTTTAAAACTCGTGCCTTCACAACCATCTTGATTTTGTTCCTTGTCTTCATAGTCTGTTGGGCGCCCTTCACCACTTACAGCCTTATTGCCACATTCAACAGCCACTTCTACTACAAGCACAACTTTTTTGAGATAAGCACTTGGCTCCTTTGGCTCTGCTACCTCAAGTCTGCACTGAACCCACTGATTTACTACTGGAGGATTAAGAAGTTTCACGATGCATGCTTGGACTTGATGCCCAAATACTTCAAGTTTTTGCCACAGCTACCCGGTCATACGAGGCGGCGCATTCGACCCAGTGCCATCTATGTGTGTGGGGAGCATCGGTCGGTAGTGTGA